In Litorilinea aerophila, the following proteins share a genomic window:
- the mltG gene encoding endolytic transglycosylase MltG has product MATEARNRIVFQYRNRHREVSPTWPGKDGWRHPAVLWANLIRVGFLALVVGVLVGTWIVADAHLTEQFLGIPQRTAGLIDPNAGQGALTPENIERQILAFSLRLRENELYLPAGTDPRPRPFTIIPGEPARFIAARLQEEGLIRDADLFNLYLRVTGLERRIEAGNFMLSETMTMPEIAEALQTALFEEVLVTIPEGFRAEEIAERLSENNVIEPDRFLAAVRQPRSLSLFNDYDFLQDLPPDASLEGYLFPDTYRFPVLASDPEVVLRSFLDNFEAKVGQAGLLVGGSSGLSGRDLITLASIVEREAVQADERPLIASVYVNRLNGTCTAEVGGNYLQADPTVQYARGTVGNWWWKPERIEEYAAVNSPYNTYLYPGLPPGPIASPGLSAIEATRNPAVTNYCFFLGTGDDGRHVFAQTLAEHQQNLQIYGYR; this is encoded by the coding sequence ATGGCCACAGAAGCTCGCAACCGCATTGTCTTTCAGTATCGCAACCGCCACCGGGAGGTCTCCCCGACCTGGCCGGGAAAGGACGGCTGGCGCCATCCGGCCGTGTTATGGGCCAACCTGATCCGGGTCGGCTTCCTGGCGCTGGTCGTCGGCGTCCTGGTGGGCACCTGGATCGTGGCCGACGCCCACCTGACGGAACAATTTCTGGGCATCCCCCAGCGGACGGCCGGGCTGATCGACCCCAACGCGGGCCAGGGCGCCCTGACGCCGGAAAATATCGAACGCCAGATTTTGGCCTTCAGCCTGCGCCTGCGGGAAAATGAGCTCTACCTGCCCGCCGGCACCGACCCCCGCCCCCGTCCCTTCACCATCATTCCAGGCGAGCCGGCCCGTTTCATCGCTGCCCGCCTGCAGGAGGAAGGGCTGATCCGGGACGCGGACCTCTTCAACCTCTACCTGCGGGTCACAGGTCTGGAGCGGCGCATCGAGGCGGGCAACTTCATGCTGTCGGAAACCATGACCATGCCGGAGATCGCGGAGGCCCTCCAGACGGCCCTCTTTGAAGAGGTGCTGGTCACCATTCCCGAAGGCTTCCGGGCCGAGGAGATCGCCGAACGGCTCTCGGAGAACAACGTCATCGAGCCGGACCGTTTCCTGGCCGCGGTGCGCCAGCCCCGCAGCCTGAGCCTCTTCAACGACTACGACTTCCTGCAGGACCTGCCGCCCGATGCCTCTCTGGAGGGGTACCTCTTCCCGGACACCTACCGCTTCCCGGTCCTGGCCAGCGATCCGGAGGTGGTCCTCCGCTCCTTCCTGGATAACTTCGAGGCCAAAGTGGGCCAGGCAGGCCTGTTGGTGGGTGGCAGCAGTGGCCTGAGCGGCCGGGATCTGATCACCCTGGCCAGCATCGTGGAGCGGGAGGCTGTCCAGGCAGATGAGCGCCCGCTAATCGCGAGCGTTTACGTCAACCGGCTCAACGGCACCTGCACCGCCGAAGTGGGTGGCAACTACCTCCAGGCCGACCCCACCGTCCAGTACGCGCGGGGGACGGTGGGCAACTGGTGGTGGAAGCCGGAACGCATCGAAGAGTACGCCGCTGTCAACAGCCCGTACAACACCTATCTCTACCCAGGCCTGCCGCCGGGTCCCATTGCCAGTCCTGGCCTGAGCGCCATCGAGGCCACCCGCAACCCGGCCGTGACCAACTACTGCTTCTTCCTGGGCACCGGGGATGATGGCCGCCACGTCTTCGCCCAGACGCTGGCCGAACATCAGCAGAACCTGCAGATCTACGGTTACCGGTAG
- the ruvX gene encoding Holliday junction resolvase RuvX, translated as MNPPETNPPGKLLAVDVGLARIGVAKCDPLGLAAHPLTVIHRTSRRADFAKLAQLVTEEEAQAVICGLPLNMDGSEGPQARSTRRWAERLAYALRTLVGRPIPVIFWDERLSTFAAQEWMAAHDLQRGQVAEDAVAAAVILQSYLDARRQPQPRDFGRIDLPPRDPAARDQDASKRTPIDRG; from the coding sequence ATGAACCCGCCAGAGACGAATCCACCGGGCAAGCTGCTGGCCGTGGATGTGGGCCTGGCCCGCATCGGCGTGGCCAAGTGTGATCCCCTGGGATTGGCCGCCCACCCGCTGACCGTCATTCATCGCACCAGCCGGCGGGCGGACTTTGCCAAACTGGCCCAATTGGTGACCGAGGAGGAAGCCCAGGCCGTCATCTGTGGCCTGCCCCTGAACATGGACGGCAGCGAAGGTCCCCAGGCCCGCTCCACCCGCCGTTGGGCGGAGCGACTGGCCTACGCCCTGCGTACCCTGGTGGGGCGGCCCATTCCGGTCATCTTTTGGGATGAGCGGCTGAGCACCTTTGCTGCCCAGGAGTGGATGGCGGCCCACGATCTGCAGCGGGGGCAGGTGGCGGAGGACGCGGTGGCCGCCGCGGTGATCCTGCAGAGCTATCTGGATGCCCGGCGACAGCCCCAACCCCGAGACTTTGGCCGCATCGATCTGCCGCCCCGGGATCCGGCGGCCCGAGATCAGGATGCCTCGAAACGGACCCCCATCGACCGGGGATAA
- a CDS encoding baseplate J/gp47 family protein, which produces MTDIIRIPPGARLEALRRQLAQVQSDRVVLEVPEGWTELDNAARMRLLQRQAQIQRLDLGLLTRDEQTRKVAQQLGIPVFQRLEDVTRRPWRMQPPVPVVDPQRPEAGLPEPPPWRRAEIVQRTARPTLHQARRQRIRSEVAYRRPLPWWLPILGYVAMGSLLVAVLAFFGLYVLPAATITMVPGRENLEVVLRLTADPNLDEPDLEANLLPARLVETTLELHGSIPTTGSQQKPTDRATGVVIFSNLGTAPVNIPEGTIVSTSTGAPVSFRTTASAELPGGVGARVSVPIEALEPGIQGNVRANTINTVSGALRFRVRVINPDGTFGGGSRLVPVVSQQDRENLLAMLEEQAQAEAYPRLQQELQENEWLPPESVQIYTVAQVFDQFNDAEATELGLDLRVLVQGVALDQSVMSQAVLAALQRAIPERGKLVADSVVTQRQEGAQVIGQSVQFTMTARAEYVVPIDPAEVKSTVAGLSPAEAQAALMSRWLLARPPDIYQDPDWLATLPSFPSRIQVRVEYDESVATQ; this is translated from the coding sequence ATGACCGATATCATTCGCATCCCCCCTGGCGCCAGGCTGGAAGCCCTGCGGCGTCAACTGGCCCAGGTTCAGAGCGACCGTGTGGTCCTGGAGGTACCCGAGGGCTGGACCGAACTGGACAACGCGGCTCGCATGCGCCTGCTGCAGCGCCAGGCCCAGATTCAGCGCCTGGATCTGGGCCTGCTCACCCGGGACGAACAGACCCGCAAGGTGGCCCAACAACTGGGCATCCCTGTCTTTCAGCGGCTGGAAGACGTGACCCGACGGCCCTGGCGAATGCAGCCGCCCGTGCCCGTGGTCGATCCCCAGCGGCCAGAAGCGGGCCTGCCCGAGCCCCCGCCCTGGCGCCGGGCTGAAATCGTGCAGCGCACGGCCCGGCCCACCCTCCACCAGGCCCGTCGCCAGCGTATCCGCTCGGAAGTAGCCTACCGACGCCCCCTGCCCTGGTGGCTGCCCATCCTGGGCTACGTGGCCATGGGCAGCCTGCTGGTGGCCGTCCTGGCCTTTTTTGGCCTCTACGTTCTGCCTGCGGCCACCATCACCATGGTGCCAGGCCGGGAAAACCTGGAGGTCGTCCTGCGGCTGACCGCAGACCCCAACCTGGACGAGCCCGATCTGGAGGCCAACCTCCTCCCCGCTCGCCTGGTGGAAACCACCCTGGAGCTGCACGGCTCGATACCCACCACCGGCTCGCAACAAAAGCCCACCGACCGGGCCACGGGCGTGGTGATCTTCAGCAACCTGGGCACCGCGCCGGTAAACATCCCCGAAGGCACCATCGTCAGCACCAGCACCGGCGCGCCGGTGAGCTTCCGCACCACCGCGTCCGCCGAGCTACCCGGCGGCGTGGGCGCCCGGGTCTCGGTGCCCATCGAGGCCCTGGAGCCGGGCATTCAGGGCAATGTGCGGGCCAACACCATCAACACCGTCAGCGGGGCGCTCCGCTTCCGGGTCCGGGTGATCAACCCGGACGGCACCTTTGGCGGCGGTTCTCGCCTGGTGCCGGTTGTCAGCCAGCAAGATCGGGAAAACCTGTTGGCCATGCTGGAAGAACAGGCCCAGGCAGAGGCCTACCCCCGGCTTCAACAGGAGTTGCAGGAAAACGAATGGCTGCCGCCCGAATCGGTCCAGATCTACACCGTGGCCCAGGTCTTTGACCAGTTCAACGACGCGGAGGCTACCGAGCTGGGCCTGGACCTGCGGGTGCTGGTCCAGGGGGTGGCATTGGACCAGTCCGTGATGAGCCAGGCTGTTCTGGCCGCGCTGCAGCGGGCCATCCCCGAGCGCGGCAAACTGGTGGCCGACTCAGTGGTCACCCAGCGCCAGGAGGGCGCCCAGGTCATCGGCCAATCGGTCCAGTTCACCATGACCGCCCGGGCCGAGTATGTGGTTCCCATCGACCCGGCCGAGGTGAAGAGCACAGTGGCCGGGCTGTCACCGGCCGAGGCGCAGGCGGCCCTCATGTCCCGCTGGCTACTGGCCCGGCCGCCGGACATCTACCAGGATCCTGACTGGCTGGCCACCCTGCCCTCCTTCCCCAGCCGGATCCAGGTGCGGGTGGAATACGACGAAAGCGTGGCCACCCAGTGA
- the alaS gene encoding alanine--tRNA ligase, with translation MKRLTTHEIRKLWLDYFAELGHAVVESSSLVPTNDPTLLLTNAGMVQFKDVFLGLEKRPYTRATTSQKCMRVSGKHNDLENVGPSPRHHTFFEMLGNFSFGDYFKKEAIQYAWNLLIHELELPLERLWFTVYTEDDESEQLWIDVGAPPERVLRFGKKDNWWAMGDTGPCGPNTEIHYYWGDLEKQTAAGVNRDDEYLEIWNLVFMQYDQKADGTLVPLPKPGVDTGAGLERLASILQRTDNNYDTDAFLPIMQRIQELAGHTDEERQAHLFRYRAIADHSRAITFLIGDGVLPGNEGRNYILRMILRRAARFGKLIGFERPFLAHLADTVIELMGGHYTDLPPKRDFILRTITEEEERFHRTLSTGLNMLDDLMARLREEGRSEIDGRDAFFLWDTYGFPIDLTRDVAAEHGFTVDEAGFQAALAEQKEKSRASSVQGKYAPDAAVYGELLGNLQEAGIVGREGVKHLIYENVAEVSTTVAGLIVDGQSVEEAHAGAQVEVVLPETPFYVESGGQVSDTGEIYYFPEGMERPAWTVEVTDTRRPIPGLIVHVGRVTSGTVRVGDPAEASIDVERRWDIMRNHTATHILHAVLRERLGTHVHQAGSLVAPDRLRFDFTHSQPLSGEELRDIEWRANEIVLANYDVHTRWTAYKRAVQEGAMALFGEKYGDEVRVVSFGEEDKVSMELCGGTHVNSTAEIGSFRITSESSVAAGVRRIEAVTGRHAERLIEERFRQLNRVAAILHARPDEVEQAAANLTEQNQQLQRELAQLRQKLAQQEVQQLLSHATQVDGVAVLAVQVEAPDVDTLRQMTDWLRDRLGSSVVVVGAVVGDKPMLVAAATPDVVQRGIHAGNLVRDTAKIMGGGGGGRPNMAQAGGRDPAKLADALRSVPAWVQAHLN, from the coding sequence ATGAAACGACTGACCACCCATGAAATCCGCAAACTCTGGCTGGACTATTTTGCCGAGCTGGGGCACGCCGTGGTGGAAAGCAGCAGCCTGGTGCCCACCAACGACCCCACGCTGCTCCTGACCAATGCCGGCATGGTCCAGTTCAAGGACGTGTTCCTGGGGCTGGAAAAGCGCCCCTACACCCGGGCCACCACCAGCCAGAAGTGCATGCGGGTCAGCGGTAAACATAACGACCTGGAGAACGTCGGCCCCAGCCCCCGCCACCACACCTTTTTTGAGATGCTGGGCAACTTCTCCTTCGGCGACTACTTCAAGAAAGAGGCCATCCAGTACGCCTGGAACCTCCTCATCCACGAGCTGGAGCTGCCCCTGGAACGCCTCTGGTTCACCGTCTACACCGAGGACGACGAATCCGAGCAGCTCTGGATCGACGTGGGCGCGCCGCCGGAGCGGGTGTTGCGCTTTGGCAAGAAGGACAACTGGTGGGCCATGGGCGACACCGGCCCCTGCGGCCCCAACACGGAGATCCACTACTACTGGGGCGACCTGGAAAAACAGACCGCAGCCGGCGTCAACCGGGACGACGAGTACCTGGAGATCTGGAACCTGGTCTTCATGCAGTACGACCAGAAGGCCGACGGCACCCTGGTTCCCCTGCCCAAACCGGGCGTGGACACGGGCGCCGGCCTGGAGCGTCTGGCCAGCATCCTCCAGAGGACCGACAACAACTACGACACCGATGCCTTCCTGCCCATCATGCAGCGCATCCAGGAGCTGGCCGGCCACACCGACGAGGAGCGCCAGGCCCACCTCTTCCGCTACCGGGCCATCGCCGATCACAGCCGGGCCATCACCTTCCTCATCGGCGACGGCGTCCTGCCGGGCAACGAAGGCCGCAACTACATCCTGCGCATGATCCTGCGCCGAGCAGCCCGCTTCGGCAAGCTCATCGGCTTCGAACGGCCCTTCCTGGCCCACCTGGCCGATACGGTCATCGAGCTGATGGGCGGCCACTACACCGACCTGCCGCCCAAGCGAGACTTCATCCTGCGCACCATCACCGAGGAGGAGGAGCGCTTCCATCGCACCCTCTCCACCGGCCTCAACATGCTGGACGACCTCATGGCCCGCCTGCGGGAGGAAGGGCGCAGCGAGATCGACGGACGGGACGCCTTCTTCCTCTGGGACACCTACGGCTTCCCCATCGATCTGACCCGGGACGTGGCCGCGGAGCACGGCTTCACCGTGGATGAGGCCGGCTTCCAGGCGGCCCTGGCCGAACAGAAGGAGAAGAGCCGGGCCAGCAGTGTCCAGGGCAAGTACGCGCCCGATGCGGCCGTCTACGGCGAACTGCTGGGGAACCTGCAGGAGGCCGGCATCGTTGGTCGCGAGGGTGTGAAGCACCTGATCTACGAAAACGTGGCCGAAGTCTCCACCACCGTGGCCGGGCTCATCGTGGACGGCCAGTCGGTGGAAGAGGCCCACGCAGGCGCCCAGGTGGAGGTGGTCCTGCCCGAGACGCCCTTCTACGTGGAGAGCGGCGGCCAGGTGAGCGATACGGGCGAAATTTACTACTTCCCGGAAGGGATGGAACGGCCAGCCTGGACCGTGGAAGTCACCGACACCCGCCGCCCCATCCCGGGGTTGATCGTCCACGTGGGGCGGGTGACCAGCGGCACCGTGCGGGTCGGCGACCCGGCGGAGGCCAGCATCGACGTGGAACGGCGCTGGGACATCATGCGCAACCACACCGCCACCCACATCCTCCACGCGGTGCTGCGGGAGCGGCTGGGCACCCACGTCCATCAGGCGGGTTCCCTGGTAGCGCCGGACCGGCTGCGCTTCGACTTCACCCACTCCCAGCCCCTGAGCGGAGAGGAGCTCCGGGACATTGAGTGGCGGGCCAACGAAATCGTGTTGGCCAACTACGACGTTCACACCCGCTGGACCGCCTACAAGCGGGCTGTCCAAGAAGGGGCCATGGCCCTCTTCGGCGAGAAGTACGGCGACGAAGTGCGGGTGGTCAGCTTTGGCGAGGAAGACAAAGTCAGCATGGAGCTGTGCGGCGGCACCCACGTGAACTCCACGGCCGAGATTGGCAGCTTCCGCATCACATCGGAAAGCAGCGTGGCCGCTGGCGTGCGCCGGATCGAGGCCGTGACCGGCCGCCATGCCGAGCGGCTCATCGAGGAGCGCTTCCGCCAGCTCAACCGGGTGGCGGCCATCCTCCACGCCCGACCCGACGAAGTCGAGCAGGCTGCCGCCAACCTGACAGAACAGAACCAGCAACTCCAGCGGGAGCTGGCCCAACTGCGCCAGAAACTGGCCCAGCAGGAGGTCCAGCAGCTGCTGAGCCACGCCACCCAGGTGGACGGCGTAGCCGTGCTGGCCGTCCAGGTGGAAGCGCCGGACGTGGACACCCTGCGTCAGATGACCGACTGGCTGCGGGATCGTCTGGGCAGCAGCGTGGTCGTGGTGGGCGCGGTGGTGGGCGATAAGCCCATGCTGGTGGCGGCGGCCACCCCCGACGTGGTCCAGCGGGGTATTCACGCCGGCAACCTGGTCCGGGACACGGCCAAGATCATGGGGGGTGGCGGCGGTGGCCGGCCCAACATGGCCCAGGCAGGCGGCCGAGATCCGGCCAAGCTGGCCGACGCCCTGCGCAGCGTGCCGGCGTGGGTCCAGGCCCACCTGAATTGA
- a CDS encoding CHAT domain-containing protein, with the protein MAWISLDELLEQIVLAVYARWHEPELAGLQPELDQARRDLAHTLTTLAEDAVPVGEDAILAFLDRLAAWPEVVACAPEAFDQVATLREALLRRRQGGRPVRGTVVKATDLSPARRQDLVALLEEGQPAVLAIRRRHYPRDPGQWAILLEEVLDRLYFDWDQLPLAIRQELLDRLAALAPAVDAGHSLPADQILALLTWLEAQPAVVAIAAPAFLAHKLAQAPKTIRHPGQRLVTVGSRLATMITQPPSVDAQLHAAAIDRMEAAPAEPFPAELMEAAPAEGQEAPGQEVRLHTDVQFPRQVQAGAEVPLVVRLTLEQVASSLVAGQLSVTFDQLSKPEYVEVVLVAPGFKERTQSWSRTMAVYSDRDSQPAIFLLQAGDELGPRRLTLDFYHKDRYLGSAPFQVEITATPTQMDGGVQLDGRPLLARFLTQPPPPADLELRIVKGSRENVLNFVLHSARAGVGYHWRPVGQVELTAANPAQYLEHIFEQMSSLAARPVERLSEADAAVAQGDIINVGQRLFQELFPPELKAEYWRKIRPLRRDEANPQGLIRTLLITSDEPWIPWEMVKPYELDPDTGEERSDGFLAETFQVSRWLAGRGPADAVQVRRAAVVVPRSDLAYTAQEEQYFRQLAENGRVDVPEPLHRVQEFLQLAQEGSAELIHFAAHGRFEADNADLSPLSFEDGALTPEALSGQRVRGLVRTRPLVFLNACHTARLAFTLTGLGGWAEKLVDQVGVSAFVGTLWEVNDLLAAEFAIRFYEELRAGATLGQAFHRARLHIRDRQPANPTWLAYVLYGDPNSTVRFGRDGESRPEGGPSELSPADVGLDLEQVRASLRQSLAASLQAYIEQNLPQLIDAALARVLDDSSTLE; encoded by the coding sequence ATGGCCTGGATCAGTTTGGATGAACTGCTCGAACAGATCGTGCTGGCGGTTTATGCCCGCTGGCATGAGCCGGAGCTGGCCGGGCTCCAACCGGAGCTGGACCAGGCACGCCGGGACCTGGCCCATACCCTGACCACCCTGGCCGAAGATGCGGTCCCGGTCGGGGAAGACGCCATCCTGGCCTTCCTGGACCGACTGGCCGCCTGGCCCGAGGTGGTGGCGTGCGCGCCGGAGGCCTTCGACCAGGTGGCGACCCTGCGGGAAGCCCTCCTGCGCCGACGCCAGGGAGGACGGCCCGTGCGGGGGACCGTGGTCAAGGCCACGGATCTGAGCCCTGCCCGGCGCCAGGATCTGGTGGCACTCCTGGAGGAGGGGCAGCCGGCGGTGCTGGCCATCCGCCGTCGACACTACCCCCGGGATCCGGGCCAGTGGGCCATCCTCCTGGAGGAGGTCCTGGATCGGCTGTACTTTGACTGGGATCAGCTCCCTCTGGCCATCCGCCAGGAGCTGCTGGACCGCCTGGCTGCCCTGGCGCCGGCCGTGGACGCCGGGCACTCCCTCCCCGCGGACCAGATCCTGGCCCTGTTGACCTGGCTGGAGGCCCAGCCGGCGGTGGTGGCCATCGCCGCGCCCGCCTTTCTGGCCCACAAGCTGGCCCAGGCGCCCAAGACCATCCGCCACCCGGGGCAGCGGTTGGTGACCGTTGGCTCCCGCTTGGCCACCATGATCACCCAGCCGCCTTCCGTGGACGCGCAGCTCCATGCCGCTGCCATCGACCGCATGGAGGCCGCCCCGGCAGAGCCCTTTCCGGCGGAGCTGATGGAGGCGGCGCCCGCCGAGGGTCAGGAAGCCCCCGGCCAGGAGGTGCGCCTCCACACAGATGTCCAGTTTCCCCGGCAGGTCCAGGCTGGCGCCGAGGTACCCCTGGTGGTGCGCCTGACCCTGGAACAGGTGGCCAGCTCCCTGGTCGCGGGCCAGCTCTCCGTCACTTTTGACCAGCTGAGCAAGCCCGAGTACGTGGAGGTGGTGCTGGTCGCGCCGGGGTTCAAGGAGCGGACCCAAAGCTGGAGTCGGACCATGGCGGTCTACAGCGATCGGGATTCCCAGCCAGCCATCTTCCTGCTTCAGGCCGGCGATGAGCTGGGGCCGCGACGCCTGACCCTGGACTTCTACCACAAGGATCGCTACCTGGGCAGTGCGCCCTTTCAGGTGGAAATCACCGCCACGCCCACCCAGATGGATGGCGGGGTGCAGCTGGACGGCCGCCCCCTGCTGGCCCGTTTCCTGACCCAGCCGCCTCCCCCGGCCGACCTGGAGCTGCGTATCGTCAAGGGCAGCCGGGAGAATGTGCTCAACTTCGTGCTCCACTCGGCCCGGGCTGGCGTGGGCTACCACTGGCGCCCGGTGGGGCAGGTGGAGCTGACCGCGGCCAACCCCGCCCAATATTTGGAACACATCTTCGAGCAGATGAGCAGTCTGGCCGCGCGCCCGGTCGAGCGGCTGTCTGAAGCCGATGCGGCCGTAGCCCAAGGCGATATCATCAACGTGGGCCAGCGCCTCTTTCAGGAGCTCTTCCCGCCGGAGCTGAAGGCCGAGTACTGGCGCAAGATCCGACCGCTGCGCCGGGACGAGGCCAATCCCCAGGGGCTGATCCGCACCCTCCTCATCACCAGCGACGAGCCGTGGATCCCCTGGGAGATGGTGAAGCCCTACGAGTTGGATCCGGACACGGGTGAAGAGCGCAGCGACGGCTTCCTGGCCGAGACCTTCCAGGTCTCCCGCTGGCTGGCCGGCCGGGGCCCCGCGGACGCGGTGCAGGTGCGCCGGGCCGCGGTGGTGGTGCCCCGCAGCGACCTGGCCTACACCGCCCAGGAGGAGCAATATTTTCGGCAACTGGCCGAAAATGGGCGGGTGGATGTGCCGGAGCCCCTCCACCGGGTCCAGGAGTTTTTGCAGCTGGCCCAGGAAGGCAGCGCGGAGTTGATCCACTTCGCCGCCCACGGCCGCTTTGAAGCCGACAACGCCGACCTTTCTCCCCTGAGCTTCGAAGACGGGGCGTTGACCCCCGAGGCCCTCTCCGGCCAACGGGTGCGGGGGCTGGTGCGGACCCGTCCCCTGGTCTTCCTCAACGCCTGCCACACGGCCCGCCTGGCCTTCACCCTCACCGGTTTGGGCGGGTGGGCTGAAAAGCTGGTGGACCAGGTGGGCGTCAGCGCGTTTGTGGGCACCCTGTGGGAGGTCAACGACCTGCTGGCCGCCGAATTCGCCATCCGCTTCTACGAAGAGCTGCGGGCCGGGGCCACCCTGGGCCAGGCGTTTCACCGGGCCCGTCTGCACATCCGCGATCGCCAGCCGGCCAATCCCACCTGGCTGGCCTACGTCCTCTACGGCGACCCCAACAGCACGGTGCGCTTCGGCCGGGATGGGGAGAGCCGGCCAGAAGGCGGCCCGTCGGAGCTCTCTCCGGCTGACGTGGGGCTGGATCTGGAGCAGGTGCGAGCCTCTCTGCGTCAGAGCCTGGCGGCCTCTCTGCAGGCGTACATCGAACAAAATCTGCCCCAACTGATCGACGCCGCGCTGGCCCGGGTGTTGGACGATTCCTCCACCCTGGAATAG